The following are from one region of the Cynocephalus volans isolate mCynVol1 chromosome 17, mCynVol1.pri, whole genome shotgun sequence genome:
- the LOC134365515 gene encoding histo-blood group ABO system transferase-like, which produces MWEVTWALPRTHLALQQGLAASLGSYGFLSPRSQTLGSPGAGDSVAVREVDGLQVVTLSRMVYPQPKVLKPARNDVLVVTPWLAPIVWEGTFNIDILNAQFRLHNVTIGLTVFAIKKYVVFLKLFLETAEKHFMVGYRVNYYVFTDRPAEVPRVALGDGRRLEVLEARSYARWQDVSMRRMEVIGDFSERRFLREVDYLVCADVDMQFRDHVGVEILSPLFGTLHPGYYGRGREAFPYERRPRSQAHIPRDEGDFYYMGAFFGGSVPEVQRLTKACHQAMMTDKASGVEAVWHDESHLNKYLLYHKPTKVLSPEYMWDERLLGWPAVMKKLRYVAVPKNHQQIRHR; this is translated from the exons ATGTGGGAAGTCACCTGGGCTTTGCCCAGAACGCACCTGGCCCTGCAGCAAGGCCTTGCGGCCTCCCTGGGAAG CTACGGGTTCCTGAGCCCCAGAAGCCAGACGCTGGGTAGCCCGGGAGCTGGGGACAG TGTGGCTGTTAGAGAAGTGGATGGCCTGCAAGTTGTAACACTGTCAAG GATGGTATATCCCCAGCCAAAGGTGCTAAAACCTGC TAGAAATGATGTCCTCGTTGTGACTCCTTGGCTGGCTCCCATTGTCTGGGAGGGGACCTTCAACATCGACATCTTGAACGCACAGTTCCGGCTCCATAATGTCACCATTGGGTTGACCGTGTTTGCCATCAAAAA GTACGTGGTCTTCCTGAAGCTGTTCCTGGAGACGGCGGAGAAGCACTTCATGGTCGGATACCGGGTCAACTACTACGTCTTCACCGACCGGCCGGCCGAGGTGCCGCGCGTGGCCCTCGGGGACGGGCGGCGGCTGGAGGTGCTGGAGGCGCGCAGCTACGCGCGCTGGCAGGACGTGTCCATGCGGCGCATGGAGGTGATCGGCGACTTCTCGGAGCGGCGCTTCCTCCGCGAGGTGGACTACCTGGTGTGCGCCGACGTGGACATGCAGTTCCGCGACCACGTGGGCGTGGAGATCCTGAGCCCGCTCTTCGGCACGCTGCACCCCGGCTACTACGGCCGCGGCCGGGAGGCCTTCCCCTACGAGCGCCGGCCCCGGTCCCAGGCCCACATCCCCCGCGACGAGGGCGACTTCTACTACATGGGCGCCTTCTTCGGGGGCTCGGTGCCGGAGGTGCAGCGGCTCACCAAGGCCTGCCACCAGGCCATGATGACCGACAAGGCCAGCGGCGTCGAGGCCGTGTGGCACGACGAGAGCCACCTGAACAAGTACCTGCTGTACCACAAGCCCACCAAGGTGCTGTCCCCCGAGTACATGTGGGACGAGCGGCTGCTGGGCTGGCCCGCCGTCATGAAGAAGCTGCGCTATGTGGCCGTGCCCAAGAACCACCAGCAAATCCGCCACCGCTGA